ATTCAGTTGATAATCTTTCCACATAGAGGTAAATATAGGTAGAGGAACGTTTTTATTGTACATTAAATCTCTGCGTTGTTTCTGCACCAATGAAGTCGTTGACCGCAACTTCACGTGACCTCGTGGCGCAGCGGCAGCGCGTCTGACTCCAGATCGGAATGTCCTTGTGATCCCGGTGAGGGAATGTTTTTATATTACATTGAATCATGATATAATTTCTAATATTTCATTAATAAGTGATAAGTTGTGATTTGTTATGTTGCATGTGACAAATTTCACACCTATCTCTTACAATCAACACACGAGGCCTCTTTAATTGTTCAGAAAACTTTCATATTAAGTGTccttgtaatttattgtaatttattgtcattcattgtcattttgcacctgtggtgtaatttattttaaatttattgttagtttgcacctgtggtgtaaaattatttttatttttctattgttattctgcatcaattgagtaatttaataggttttatttttatttgtattgttaaatgtcgattattaatgtacgaaggactttcaacggaaacaagaccgcaagggcttttctgaaatgctcctcttagtgactgtacttgtactgtaatacatgctactgtgtgactgtacttgtactctagcattctatctaataaatatattcatcatcatcatcattcatgaATACAATTCATTCTCACTCCGCTAATCTTATTGCATTGTGATACTCGGTCCTTTTGAATAACATGTTAAATAATACACTCGTCAACACGAATTTAAAGGTACATTTCAACGTGCTTGTTCGTTACTCGTGACAGTAATGACGTCAGAGGCGTTCACTGCCACAGGAAGCCCCGTCAACATCTGTGTGTCTGCTTCGATCAGAGTAACTTCAGTTTACTACAAAGTGATAAGtactgtctgtctgcagcagtaCTAAACATCTGGGACACATGATCAACAGCCAGCTAGGtgacgatgaagacgatgatgaagatgatgaagacgatgatatGTACAGACAGCGGCGTTGCTTTCTGCACAGGGCAACATGCCGAGCAGGAAACGTAGTTTATGCTCTGAAGAGCTTAAGGTCACCTTCCTCAGGGCTGATTGCACTCCGCTCCATACCGCCCCCTTGTgggtacaaacaggccagcctACAGTAGTTAAAGGTTGCAtccaatgactgcatgcggatacttctcagaaAGCCCACACGGTCCAGTGAGATgctctgtggtgtcggggttaacacccATAATGCACCGCGTCTCAGAGCTGATATTAATTCATATTGAATATTTGATGGGAGAAACTCTCAGTAGAGAATAAAGTGGCTCTGAAAAGAGCCGTTGGGTTCCAGCCCCGCCGTGACGTCACTAAGCCCTCTCTCCGCGGATGCGGCGGGCCAGCTGGATGTCTTTGGGCATGATGGTGACCCTCTTGGCGTGGATGGCGCACAGGTTGGTGTCCTCGAACAGGCCCACCAGGTAGGCCTCGCTGGCCTCCTGCAGCGCCATGACGGCGGAGCTCTGGAAGCGCAGGTCGGTCTTGAAGTCCTGAGCGATCTCTCTCACCAGACGCTGGAAGGGCAGCTTCCGGATCAGCAGCTCGGTGGACTTCTGGTAGCGCCGGATCTCCCTCAGAGCCACGGTACCGGGCCGGTACCGGTGAGGCTTCTTCACGCCGCCGGTGGCCGGAGCGCTCTTCCGAGCCGCCTTCGTG
This portion of the Brachionichthys hirsutus isolate HB-005 chromosome 22, CSIRO-AGI_Bhir_v1, whole genome shotgun sequence genome encodes:
- the LOC137910700 gene encoding histone H3, giving the protein MARTKQTARKSTGGKAPRKQLATKAARKSAPATGGVKKPHRYRPGTVALREIRRYQKSTELLIRKLPFQRLVREIAQDFKTDLRFQSSAVMALQEASEAYLVGLFEDTNLCAIHAKRVTIMPKDIQLARRIRGERA